The Vicia villosa cultivar HV-30 ecotype Madison, WI linkage group LG1, Vvil1.0, whole genome shotgun sequence genome includes a region encoding these proteins:
- the LOC131634342 gene encoding protein MIZU-KUSSEI 1 gives MKTPNMEDTTNTNTTLTSPDLSSKRHFHWTNKVGNEEPEEPSTMSKIIEQQTKNDNEKVVSGHSSTARKKLQSVAISRLRSVLTVFNKNRSNLPSGLGSRVVGTLFGYRRGHVHFAFQKDPTSQPAFLIELATPISGLVREMASGLVRIALECDKVKEVKEKETEKKSLRLLQEPLWRSSCNGKKCGFANRRECGEKDWEILKAVEPISMGAGVLPSAEGGCSDGEVMYMRARFERIVGSRDSEAFYMMNPDSNGAPELSVYLLRV, from the coding sequence ATGAAAACACCAAACATGGAAGacacaacaaacacaaacacaacctTAACTTCTCCAGATCTTTCTTCTAAGAGACACTTTCATTGGACAAACAAAGTTGGAAATGAAGAACCAGAAGAACCCTCAACCATGTCCAAAATCATAGAACAACAAACCAAAAACGACAATGAAAAAGTTGTTTCAGGACATTCATCAACAGCAAGGAAGAAGCTTCAATCCGTAGCAATTTCAAGGCTTCGTTCAGTTCTAACAGTCTTCAACAAGAACCGTTCAAATCTCCCTTCCGGTCTCGGTTCACGAGTTGTGGGAACGCTCTTCGGTTACCGTCGTGGCCATGTCCATTTCGCTTTTCAGAAAGACCCCACTTCACAACCAGCTTTTCTCATCGAGCTCGCAACACCAATCTCTGGTTTGGTTCGTGAAATGGCTTCTGGGTTGGTTCGAATTGCTCTTGAATGTGAcaaggtgaaggaggtgaaggagaaagAAACTGAGAAGAAGAGTTTGAGGTTGTTGCAAGAGCCTCTTTGGAGGAGTTCTTGTAATGGGAAAAAGTGTGGATTTGCGAATAGGAGAGAATGTGGGGAGAAAGATTGGGAGATTTTGAAAGCTGTGGAGCCAATTTCAATGGGAGCTGGTGTTTTGCCAAGTGCTGAAGGTGGTTGTTCTGATGGGGAAGTTATGTATATGAGAGCTAGGTTTGAGAGAATTGTTGGGTCTAGAGATTCTGAAGCTTTCTATATGATGAATCCTGATAGCAATGGTGCACCTGAACTCAGTGTTTATTTGCTTAGAGTTTAG
- the LOC131634350 gene encoding protein Dr1 homolog isoform X1 translates to MEPMDIVGKSKEDASLPKATMTKIIKEMLPPDVRVARDAQDLLIECCVEFINLISSESNEVCSREDKRTIAPEHVLKALQVLGFADYIEEVYAAYEQHKLETMQDSLKGGKWSNGAEMTEEEALAEQQRMFAEARARMNGEAIASKQQPDGDQSLNS, encoded by the exons ATGGAACCCATGGATATCGTTGGCAAATCAAAGGAAGACGCTTCGCTCCCTaaag CGACAATGACAAAGATAATTAAAGAGATGTTACCTCCGGATGTACGTGTTGCAAGAGATGCCCAAGACTTATTGATTGAGTGCTGTGTAG AGTTTATAAATCTCATCTCATCAGAGTCCAATGAAGTCTGTAGTAGAGAGGACAAACGGACTATTGCACCTGAGCACGTATTGAAGGCTCTACAG GTGCTTGGATTTGCCGACTACATTGAAGAAGTTTATGCAGCATACGAACAACACAAATTGGAGACCATG CAGGATTCCTTAAAAGGCGGTAAATGGAGCAATGGAGCTGAGATGACTGAGGAAGAAGCATTAGCAGAACAACAAAGGATGTTTGCAGAGGCACGTGCTAGGATGAATGGTGAGGCCATTGCTTCTAAGCAGCAGCCAGATGGCGACCAAAGTTTAAATAGCTAA
- the LOC131634350 gene encoding protein Dr1 homolog isoform X2, which yields MEPMDIVGKSKEDASLPKATMTKIIKEMLPPDVRVARDAQDLLIECCVEFINLISSESNEVCSREDKRTIAPEHVLKALQVLGFADYIEEVYAAYEQHKLETMDSLKGGKWSNGAEMTEEEALAEQQRMFAEARARMNGEAIASKQQPDGDQSLNS from the exons ATGGAACCCATGGATATCGTTGGCAAATCAAAGGAAGACGCTTCGCTCCCTaaag CGACAATGACAAAGATAATTAAAGAGATGTTACCTCCGGATGTACGTGTTGCAAGAGATGCCCAAGACTTATTGATTGAGTGCTGTGTAG AGTTTATAAATCTCATCTCATCAGAGTCCAATGAAGTCTGTAGTAGAGAGGACAAACGGACTATTGCACCTGAGCACGTATTGAAGGCTCTACAG GTGCTTGGATTTGCCGACTACATTGAAGAAGTTTATGCAGCATACGAACAACACAAATTGGAGACCATG GATTCCTTAAAAGGCGGTAAATGGAGCAATGGAGCTGAGATGACTGAGGAAGAAGCATTAGCAGAACAACAAAGGATGTTTGCAGAGGCACGTGCTAGGATGAATGGTGAGGCCATTGCTTCTAAGCAGCAGCCAGATGGCGACCAAAGTTTAAATAGCTAA